In the Euphorbia lathyris chromosome 5, ddEupLath1.1, whole genome shotgun sequence genome, one interval contains:
- the LOC136228742 gene encoding putative receptor protein kinase ZmPK1, translating to MDTCYFLHILFMIISFSPHLSSSLSVLKQGLSLSVEDSEDVLVSPNGVFSAGFYPIGTNSYCFAVWFSVPSCTRRDCTTVWMANRDFPVNGRRSKISLQEDGNLILTDAGKSIAWSTDSMSLSSTELILSNLGNLVLQDAAENVVLWQSFDSPTDTLLPLQQFTKDMQLVSSRSRTNVSSGFYQLFFNSDNLLRLLYDDDLVSSIYWPDPWLVSWATTRFSYNSTRLAFLNPEGKFTSSDNLSFLAADYGSILQRRLTLDFDGNLRLYSRKENSLTWLVSWVALAKPCQIHGACGPNSQCIYDTVTNGRKCICLPGYKMKNTTDWSYGCYPEFNLACGNESNDSDQVHYIKLSNTEYYGYDYGVYAGYSVKQCEKLCSSLCNCKGFQYRYIDGRYWSLFTVMNNIRETLVTTVCYPKVSLLNGYRAPDYDGDFYVKVAETSPISDDSGFGLNCSAEVVFSPITRAYPKSHQNEKLNLIIWFGCMLGVIEITVILIVFSFLRSSRHGSNEHALGYHHVGITTLQRFTYSELKAATLNFSVEIGRGASGTVYKGTLLDNRIAAVKRLNTANQGEAEFLAEVSTIGKLHHMNLIEMWGYCVEKNHRLLVYQYMKHGSLAGKLSCQKLDWRRRFEIALGTARGLAYLHEECLEWVLHCDVKPENILLDSNYQPKVSDFGLSKLLNRGDDIGSVSTFSRMRGTRGYMAPEWVLNLPITSKVDVYSYGIVVLEMVTGKKCSSGSGNTGEEQEQQGMVEWIREKKNGGETWIEEIADPIFEGEYDKDEMEILVSLALQCVEEDKDSRPSMRKVTETLMHPQNYL from the coding sequence ATGGATACATGTTACTTTTTGCATATTTTGTTTATGATAATATCATTCTCACCTCATTTATCATCATCTCTTTCAGTCTTGAAACAAGGCTTGTCTCTTTCTGTGGAAGATTCAGAAGATGTATTGGTTTCACCAAATGGAGTTTTCTCTGCTGGATTTTATCCAATTGGCACCAATTCTTACTGCTTCGCAGTATGGTTCAGCGTGCCATCATGCACCAGAAGAGATTGCACCACAGTTTGGATggcgaatcgtgattttccagTTAATGGCAGAAGATCAAAGATTTCACTTCAAGAAGATGGGAATCTCATCTTAACTGATGCTGGTAAATCGATTGCTTGGTCGACTGATAGCATGTCTCTCTCCTCAACAGAGCTTATACTTTCCAACTTGGGTAATCTTGTGCTGCAAGATGCGGCGGAGAATGTTGTTCTGTGGCAAAGCTTTGATTCGCCAACTGatactcttcttcctctccagCAGTTTACTAAAGATATGCAGCTTGTCTCATCTAGAAGCAGAACAAATGTTTCTTCTGGTTTTTATCAGTTATTTTTCAATAGTGATAATCTTCTTCGTCTTCTCTATGACGATGATTTGGTTTCGAGCATTTACTGGCCGGATCCATGGCTTGTAAGTTGGGCAACAACTAGATTCTCCTACAATAGTACTAGACTGGCCTTTCTTAATCCTGAAGGGAAGTTTACTTCATCTGATAATCTATCATTTCTAGCAGCAGATTACGGGTCAATACTTCAGCGACGATTGACACTTGATTTCGATGGTAATCTTCGATTATACAGTCGAAAGGAGAACAGTTTAACTTGGCTAGTTTCATGGGTAGCCTTGGCTAAACCGTGTCAGATTCATGGAGCCTGTGGACCGAATAGTCAATGCATTTATGACACAGTTACTAATGGTAGGAAATGCATTTGTCTTCCGGGTTATAAGATGAAGAATACTACAGACTGGTCATATGGTTGCTATCCTGAATTCAATCTGGCTTGTGGAAATGAATCAAATGATTCAGATCAGGTTCATTACATTAAACTTTCTAATACGGAGTATTATGGCTATGATTATGGAGTCTATGCTGGTTACAGCGTAAAGCAATGCGAGAAACTATGTTCTAGTTTATGTAATTGTAAAGGATTCCAGTACAGGTACATTGATGGCAGATACTGGAGTTTGTTCACTGTGATGAATAATATCAGGGAGACTCTTGTTACTACTGTTTGCTATCCCAAGGTTTCACTGCTAAATGGGTACAGAGCGCCAGATTACGATGGTGATTTTTATGTGAAAGTTGCTGAAACTAGTCCGATTTCTGATGATTCAGGATTCGGGTTAAATTGCTCTGCTGAAGTAGTTTTCTCACCAATTACCAGAGCTTATCCAAAAAGCCATCAGAATGAGAAACTAAATTTGATTATATGGTTTGGGTGTATGTTGGGGGTAATTGAAATTACGGTTATCcttattgttttttctttcttgagAAGTTCCCGTCATGGCTCCAATGAACATGCACTTGGCTACCATCATGTTGGAATTACAACACTTCAAAGGTTCACTTATTCTGAACTTAAAGCAGCAACACTAAATTTCAGTGTGGAAATTGGAAGAGGAGCATCAGGAACTGTATACAAAGGCACATTGTTGGACAATCGGATTGCTGCAGTGAAACGACTGAATACAGCTAATCAAGGAGAAGCTGAATTCCTAGCAGAAGTAAGCACAATTGGGAAACTGCATCACATGAACCTGATCGAAATGTGGGGATATTGTGTGGAGAAAAATCATAGGCTTTTGGTGTATCAGTACATGAAGCATGGATCACTAGCCGGAAAACTTTCCTGTCAAAAGCTGGATTGGCGAAGGAGATTCGAAATAGCTTTAGGCACAGCAAGAGGGTTGGCTTATTTACATGAAGAGTGCTTAGAGTGGGTTCTACATTGTGATGTAAAACCAGAAAACATTCTGCTGGATTCTAATTACCAGCCAAAGGTATCAGATTTTGGTCTGTCAAAGCTACTAAACAGAGGTGACGACATTGGAAGTGTCTCTACCTTCTCAAGAATGCGAGGAACAAGAGGCTACATGGCTCCTGAATGGGTTTTGAATCTGCCCATCACATCAAAAGTGGATGTCTATAGCTATGGAATTGTTGTGCTGGAGATGGTGACAGGGAAGAAGTGTAGTTCAGGAAGTGGAAATACAGGAGAGGAGCAAGAGCAACAAGGAATGGTGGAATGGATAAGGGAGAAGAAAAATGGAGGAGAAACATGGATTGAAGAGATTGCAGATCCCATCTTTGAAGGAGAATATGATAAAGATGAGATGGAAATTCTCGTTTCGTTGGCTTTGCAATGTGTGGAAGAAGACAAAGATTCAAGACCCTCAATGAGAAAAGTCACTGAAACTCTTATGCACCCTCAAAACTATCTCTAG
- the LOC136230974 gene encoding uncharacterized protein, with product MYPRLKVKIQEEEDDDYEFSPPHQVFQSLSHIEKEKEKEKPLIAKIIITTTTLNSTREKVSASKVNNSTNTLWRPRAILSSPANDRVIGKRNKMNNDRFSVVRKCNSEPKILKKSLSETPPALRTGKGINVKKCKHKLHMQ from the exons a TGTACCCAAGACTCAAGGTCAAGatacaagaagaagaagatgatgattaTGAGTTTTCTCCTCCTCATCAAGTTTTTCAATCTCTCTCTCACATAG aaaaggaaaaggaaaaggaaaagcctTTAATTGCCAAGATTATCATCACTACTACTACCCTAAACTCAACAAGAGAAAAAGTTTCTGCTTCAAAAG TGAATAACAGCACCAACACACTTTGGCGCCCGAGAGCAATTTTATCTAGTCCGG CTAACGACAGAGTGATTGGAAAGAGAAACAAGATGAACAATGACAGGTTTTCAGTTGTGAGGAAATGTAATTCTGAACCaaagatattgaagaaatctTTAAGTGAAACTCCTCCTGCTTTAAGAACAGGGAAAGGCATAAATGTCAAGAAGTGCAAGCACAAACTGCATATGCAATAA